A portion of the Paenibacillus hamazuiensis genome contains these proteins:
- a CDS encoding GMC family oxidoreductase N-terminal domain-containing protein: MTDPDVIVIGSGGGGAVIAKELGERGIHVLVLEAGPWYGNSRWPEPNKEKGAQMSSHPDDLNVFLFKQQYTKFEDEMNNLISGRLRWGPADRNRPPWFRNVMERGFIWQNSGVGGTTQSYLANSPRAFPVTVDHVWPISYRELIPYYEKAEATLPVQFSPVTAKEELFFYGAKKAGWRLIPALDVTVPGYRPQPNAILPPNKNITNAEYPEELLSWMEGCTLAGHCINGCPHGPSVDKMAKRSTLVSYVPLALRTGCVAIRPNTFATRILTGAHPGGGVQAAGVVVRDTWTGETEEIRAKVVVMAAGAIESPRLWLNSGLPGNRWVGRGLVNHYFDWVTGMFDERDLTAILGSPDINPFVGHTSGGRLDYPGLGSILVSGLSPGLTASMSFGISQAGFSFLHGPLTETTAYAQGRVTGPMLRHWMDNYRRTLSIVIFADDEVLFRNGVTVDPANKDEHGPVPKVSYVPGERGKRNRDELVKIAVDILWKAGAKKVLRADWPASLMIHMESTMRMGFVVDEYGEAYQVKRLYLADNGVHFNAIGGANPTLTTQALATRTAEKLAEKYFN; the protein is encoded by the coding sequence ATGACTGACCCGGACGTTATCGTAATCGGATCCGGCGGCGGCGGAGCCGTTATAGCGAAAGAGCTGGGGGAAAGAGGAATTCATGTCCTGGTGTTGGAGGCAGGCCCCTGGTACGGCAACTCAAGGTGGCCCGAGCCGAATAAAGAGAAGGGGGCGCAGATGAGCTCCCATCCGGACGACTTGAACGTTTTTTTATTCAAACAGCAATATACCAAATTTGAAGATGAGATGAATAATTTGATCTCGGGGCGCCTTCGCTGGGGACCGGCGGACAGAAATCGCCCTCCGTGGTTCAGGAATGTAATGGAACGGGGGTTCATCTGGCAAAACTCGGGTGTCGGAGGGACGACCCAATCGTATCTTGCGAATTCCCCTCGAGCCTTTCCGGTGACAGTAGATCATGTTTGGCCGATCTCTTATCGCGAGCTGATTCCTTATTATGAAAAAGCGGAAGCGACGCTGCCGGTGCAATTTTCACCGGTGACGGCCAAGGAGGAGTTGTTCTTTTACGGTGCGAAGAAAGCGGGCTGGCGTCTCATTCCGGCTCTGGATGTGACCGTCCCCGGATATCGGCCGCAGCCCAATGCTATTTTGCCGCCGAACAAAAACATTACGAATGCGGAGTACCCGGAGGAGCTGCTGTCCTGGATGGAAGGCTGTACTCTCGCCGGACATTGCATCAACGGATGTCCGCACGGGCCTTCCGTGGATAAAATGGCGAAGCGCTCCACCCTGGTCAGCTATGTTCCGCTTGCTTTGCGGACAGGATGTGTTGCCATACGGCCCAATACGTTTGCAACCCGGATTTTGACGGGAGCTCATCCGGGGGGAGGGGTCCAAGCAGCGGGAGTGGTAGTGCGGGATACGTGGACGGGCGAGACGGAGGAAATCCGTGCCAAGGTTGTGGTCATGGCAGCCGGCGCGATTGAAAGTCCGCGGCTTTGGCTCAATTCGGGCCTCCCCGGTAACCGATGGGTGGGAAGAGGGCTGGTGAACCATTATTTTGATTGGGTCACGGGGATGTTTGACGAAAGAGATTTAACGGCAATTTTGGGAAGCCCGGATATCAATCCTTTTGTAGGCCATACATCGGGAGGAAGGCTGGATTATCCCGGCCTCGGATCCATCCTGGTCAGCGGGCTGAGCCCCGGACTTACGGCATCCATGAGCTTCGGAATAAGCCAGGCGGGATTCAGTTTCCTGCACGGACCGCTGACGGAAACGACGGCATACGCGCAAGGCCGCGTCACCGGGCCGATGCTGCGGCATTGGATGGACAACTATCGAAGAACCTTAAGCATCGTGATTTTCGCCGATGATGAGGTACTCTTTCGAAACGGGGTCACGGTGGATCCGGCCAATAAGGATGAGCACGGACCTGTGCCGAAGGTGAGTTATGTTCCGGGAGAGCGGGGAAAAAGAAACCGTGACGAGCTCGTGAAAATCGCGGTGGACATTTTATGGAAAGCCGGGGCCAAAAAGGTGCTTCGGGCGGATTGGCCGGCTTCCCTGATGATCCACATGGAAAGCACCATGAGGATGGGGTTTGTCGTGGATGAGTACGGTGAAGCTTACCAGGTCAAGCGGTTATATTTGGCGGATAACGGCGTGCACTTCAATGCGATCGGAGGGGCGAATCCGACTTTGACCACGCAGGCGCTCGCCACCCGAACGGCGGAAAAGCTGGCGGAAAAATATTTTAACTAA
- a CDS encoding DUF3231 family protein has product MNVLELFADSIKPFLDGEKPPLNVGEVMNLWFYLTATDQTMRGEQVSFNIVQDLELKAKLREVIDTVHTPIFEDLTAFFKAEGVPLPEIMPGKPVGDFRNIPEGSKLSDEEVANLLSFNIVLGINYACRGMTEAVRPDVAAMFAKFQMKKAAYAIGLRDLLRKKGWLKVPPVYKA; this is encoded by the coding sequence ATGAATGTCTTGGAATTGTTTGCGGATTCCATCAAGCCTTTTCTGGATGGGGAAAAGCCGCCCCTTAATGTGGGAGAAGTGATGAATCTATGGTTTTATTTGACGGCGACGGACCAGACGATGCGCGGCGAACAGGTGTCCTTCAACATTGTTCAGGACCTCGAGCTTAAAGCGAAGCTGAGAGAGGTTATCGACACCGTGCACACTCCAATATTCGAGGATTTAACCGCGTTTTTTAAAGCAGAAGGTGTCCCGCTGCCCGAGATAATGCCGGGTAAACCGGTCGGCGACTTCCGCAATATTCCGGAGGGCTCCAAATTATCCGACGAAGAAGTGGCGAATCTTCTCAGCTTCAACATCGTGCTCGGAATCAATTATGCCTGCCGCGGGATGACGGAGGCGGTAAGGCCGGATGTGGCGGCGATGTTTGCCAAATTCCAGATGAAGAAAGCGGCTTATGCGATTGGGCTCAGGGATCTGTTAAGAAAAAAAGGTTGGTTAAAAGTCCCCCCGGTTTATAAGGCGTAG
- a CDS encoding DUF4097 family beta strand repeat-containing protein, with amino-acid sequence MKIRMVFGVILIMAGIVWGLHSVGMIPGFPGGVFAVNKSKVDIRKETAAADFQNIVVNTSSTNVHLIKGSSNQIVASLEGNASSNYEGKIDLRMEARGDTLKVEPDIPDNFNIGFNMLDIDLTVEIPEKQWSSIKVATSSGNIDVKQINGGAVELKASSGDVGASRVQAKSFAASVKSGNIDVKDVESAAISLESTSGNIAASRFKGNEAAFHAGSGNVKLSEGQAAIKAETSSGDIRLEASSLLKNTELKAGSGNVIVNLDQDPLSLSVDYRGNSGSGTIEWSGFRYAEKDEDKRVIKGTFGSGDIQLKVRTQSGNFTLGKG; translated from the coding sequence ATGAAAATCCGGATGGTATTTGGTGTTATTTTAATCATGGCAGGAATTGTGTGGGGGCTGCACAGCGTGGGAATGATCCCGGGATTCCCGGGCGGCGTATTTGCGGTTAACAAGAGCAAGGTCGATATCAGGAAGGAAACGGCGGCCGCCGACTTTCAGAACATTGTAGTAAATACCTCGAGCACGAATGTGCATCTGATCAAAGGAAGCTCGAACCAGATCGTAGCGTCGCTTGAGGGGAATGCTAGCTCCAATTATGAAGGAAAAATCGATTTGCGGATGGAGGCGAGAGGCGATACGTTGAAAGTGGAACCCGATATACCGGACAATTTTAACATTGGCTTCAATATGCTGGATATCGATTTGACCGTCGAGATCCCGGAGAAGCAGTGGAGCTCGATCAAGGTCGCCACAAGCAGCGGGAACATCGATGTGAAGCAGATAAACGGGGGCGCCGTTGAGCTTAAGGCGAGCAGCGGAGATGTAGGAGCGTCCCGGGTACAGGCCAAATCGTTCGCAGCAAGCGTAAAAAGCGGAAATATCGATGTGAAGGATGTCGAATCGGCGGCGATTTCTCTGGAATCGACCTCCGGCAATATTGCGGCGAGCCGGTTCAAAGGCAATGAGGCGGCATTTCACGCGGGAAGCGGAAACGTGAAATTGTCCGAAGGACAGGCGGCAATCAAGGCCGAGACGAGCTCCGGCGACATTCGCCTGGAAGCAAGCTCCCTGCTGAAAAATACGGAACTTAAGGCCGGAAGCGGGAACGTCATCGTCAATTTGGATCAAGATCCGCTTTCGCTCTCTGTCGATTACCGCGGAAATTCGGGAAGCGGGACGATCGAGTGGAGCGGCTTCCGATATGCGGAGAAGGACGAGGACAAGCGGGTTATTAAAGGAACGTTCGGAAGCGGAGACATTCAGCTGAAGGTGCGCACTCAATCGGGTAACTTTACGCTAGGCAAAGGCTGA